A stretch of Deferribacter autotrophicus DNA encodes these proteins:
- a CDS encoding cytochrome c-type biogenesis protein: MKRVKIFLIIITIIINGQLAFAIDNGFDYALFKKIEANLMCTDGCGMYLKACSNNTAEEMRKLIKKLLIEGKSEKDIYAYMINIYGEEVMAAPPVSSSFNILAWVTPFLGLLAGALIIYIALDKWVFNKRAKKEPDIEIDEITKAEFDPLLDEEIKKHF, translated from the coding sequence ATGAAAAGAGTTAAGATTTTTCTTATTATCATTACAATAATTATCAATGGTCAGCTTGCATTTGCTATAGACAATGGGTTTGATTACGCTCTTTTTAAAAAGATTGAAGCAAATCTTATGTGTACTGATGGGTGTGGAATGTACTTGAAAGCCTGCTCGAATAACACTGCTGAAGAGATGAGAAAATTAATCAAAAAACTTTTAATTGAAGGGAAAAGTGAAAAAGATATCTACGCTTACATGATAAATATTTATGGTGAAGAAGTCATGGCTGCTCCGCCTGTGAGTAGCTCATTTAACATTTTAGCTTGGGTAACCCCATTTTTAGGTTTATTAGCAGGAGCACTAATAATTTACATTGCCCTTGACAAATGGGTATTCAATAAACGTGCAAAAAAAGAACCCGACATAGAAATTGATGAAATTACCAAAGCTGAATTCGATCCACTTTTAGATGAAGAGATAAAAAAACATTTTTAA
- a CDS encoding Fe-S-containing protein — MDKRNELKEKLMKEEERYKGPNKVIIFMFIFIAIVGLGAFVFNAKKNSMPIKRYTGGNYNIGKSMNYKGKEINMTDISYQIENKKLVLDLNQVINNKIIYTVYRNKSSNKEVPLAAYIAPSGRLVVVIAMCEPCRSQRFRIRNNILVCETCGTRWFLNDLRGISGGCVKYPPEEIPYKIINGKIYIDLNILDNWRLRI, encoded by the coding sequence ATGGATAAAAGAAACGAACTTAAAGAAAAATTGATGAAAGAAGAAGAAAGATACAAGGGACCAAACAAAGTAATAATATTTATGTTTATTTTTATTGCAATTGTAGGTTTAGGTGCATTTGTGTTTAATGCTAAAAAAAACTCTATGCCAATAAAAAGATATACTGGTGGCAATTATAATATAGGCAAATCTATGAATTATAAAGGTAAAGAGATAAATATGACAGATATCTCATATCAAATAGAAAATAAGAAATTGGTTTTAGACTTAAATCAAGTTATAAATAACAAAATAATTTATACTGTTTATCGTAATAAAAGTTCAAACAAAGAAGTACCTCTTGCTGCATATATAGCACCTTCTGGAAGACTTGTTGTAGTAATTGCAATGTGTGAGCCTTGCCGTTCCCAAAGATTTAGAATTAGAAACAACATTCTTGTTTGCGAAACATGTGGTACAAGATGGTTTTTAAACGATTTAAGAGGTATTTCTGGTGGTTGTGTAAAATATCCACCTGAAGAAATCCCTTATAAAATAATTAATGGAAAGATTTACATCGATCTAAATATCTTGGACAACTGGAGATTGAGAATTTAG
- a CDS encoding ABC transporter permease, whose protein sequence is MRNDHIATKNLISRRYKTVYLILGISLSMAVIVCLYLLNRSMEETIANSFDEIGSNIVVTFKENLIGKKSLTVNDIIKINSIKNRKNIAVIAPKLIDKLKVKNIDLIAVGVDFPAEINLKKKWWILKGDKPYRSNDLLLGSYAAKKLSLNVGDKLDIYGKEFIVRAILNKTGTDDDNTIFVNLLTLQELLNKEGELSLIEVAAFCYTCPIESISSQISKKLPYADVKIISSILEQRKQTVEKFEVFSRVITTFTFITMIIFVSVVVFSNIMERLKEIGIFRTIGFRKSDIVEIFFTEAIIVGFIGGAIGYLIGFLLAKIADLKLFTEFNLNINFSFILFGIVIIVSVFIVIISTLIPAIKAANTDPIKTLNFT, encoded by the coding sequence ATGAGAAATGACCATATCGCCACAAAGAATTTAATTAGCAGGAGATATAAAACTGTTTATCTGATTTTAGGGATATCTTTATCAATGGCTGTCATAGTTTGTCTGTATCTCTTAAATCGCTCAATGGAGGAAACTATAGCAAACAGTTTTGATGAGATAGGATCCAATATTGTTGTTACATTTAAGGAAAATCTCATAGGGAAAAAATCGCTAACAGTAAATGATATTATAAAAATCAACTCTATAAAAAACAGAAAAAATATAGCAGTTATCGCACCAAAATTAATTGATAAACTTAAAGTAAAAAATATAGACCTTATAGCAGTAGGTGTTGATTTCCCAGCTGAAATTAATCTTAAAAAGAAATGGTGGATATTAAAAGGAGACAAACCTTATAGAAGCAACGATCTACTTCTTGGTAGTTATGCAGCTAAAAAGTTATCTTTAAATGTTGGAGATAAATTAGATATTTACGGAAAAGAGTTTATTGTCCGCGCTATTTTAAATAAAACTGGTACTGATGATGACAATACTATTTTTGTAAACTTACTTACTTTACAGGAACTCTTAAATAAAGAAGGTGAACTTTCATTAATAGAGGTTGCCGCTTTCTGTTACACATGTCCAATTGAAAGTATCTCTTCTCAAATTAGTAAAAAACTACCTTATGCTGACGTAAAGATCATTTCAAGCATTTTAGAGCAAAGAAAACAGACTGTAGAAAAGTTTGAAGTGTTCTCAAGGGTCATTACAACTTTCACTTTTATTACAATGATTATCTTTGTGTCTGTGGTTGTTTTCTCCAATATTATGGAAAGATTAAAAGAAATAGGGATTTTTAGAACTATCGGATTTAGAAAATCTGATATTGTCGAAATTTTCTTTACTGAAGCAATAATTGTTGGATTTATTGGCGGCGCTATCGGATATTTAATTGGCTTTCTTCTTGCAAAAATTGCTGATCTGAAACTGTTTACAGAGTTTAATCTTAACATTAATTTTAGTTTTATATTATTCGGAATAGTAATTATTGTTTCTGTTTTTATAGTAATAATATCTACTTTAATACCTGCTATTAAGGCTGCTAACACAGATCCTATAAAAACATTAAATTTTACATAA
- a CDS encoding ABC transporter ATP-binding protein: MSFIEGKELVKIYKGSDYEHTALKGVSFKIDAGDFVAIVGPSGSGKSTLLSIIGSLNPPTSGVLKIDDIDIYKLSNEKRADFRSHYLGFVFQQYNLISYLTAIENVMLPLSIKKISHSKQREMALAALEKVGLREKAGRMPSELSGGEQQRVAIARAIVHEPPLILADEPTGNLDTKNSEEIMKVFSSLNKEGLTILFVTHNIENLSFARKVIYMRDGLIENIEYSTNVDIEFCAVSSC; encoded by the coding sequence ATGAGTTTTATTGAAGGAAAAGAGCTAGTGAAGATTTACAAAGGTTCAGACTATGAACATACCGCTTTAAAAGGAGTTAGTTTCAAAATTGATGCAGGAGATTTCGTTGCTATAGTTGGCCCATCCGGTTCAGGCAAAAGTACTCTGCTCAGTATCATTGGATCATTAAACCCTCCTACTTCAGGTGTGCTGAAAATTGATGATATTGATATTTACAAGCTCTCAAACGAGAAAAGAGCCGACTTCAGATCACATTATCTTGGTTTTGTATTCCAACAATATAATCTAATCTCATACCTCACAGCTATAGAAAATGTTATGTTACCTTTATCCATAAAAAAAATATCTCATTCAAAGCAGAGAGAAATGGCTCTTGCAGCCCTTGAGAAAGTTGGTCTGAGAGAAAAAGCTGGTAGAATGCCTTCAGAGCTTTCTGGTGGTGAACAACAGCGTGTAGCTATAGCAAGGGCTATAGTTCATGAACCACCTTTAATATTAGCTGATGAACCTACAGGTAATCTGGATACAAAAAACAGTGAAGAAATAATGAAAGTATTTTCAAGTTTAAACAAAGAGGGGTTAACTATTCTGTTTGTAACACACAATATTGAAAATTTAAGCTTTGCCCGAAAAGTAATTTATATGAGAGATGGCTTGATTGAAAATATAGAATATTCAACAAATGTTGATATTGAATTTTGTGCTGTTTCAAGTTGTTGA
- a CDS encoding ABC transporter permease, producing MSLFEIIFKMWIKQKSRLFFLILAVVIPSSIIITLYWAINIVKNDISSYIEKTGVKIEVKPVGDITLNYKGYSIGGNSGKLKLFSTKTINRLNNSKYKNFFLSVIPELTYNYIYKGSTIKIYGIELNKINKMNLSVKGKLPDSANEIIIGHKIANIESLKIGNKIFLKGKEFFISGILNTYGNVYDNSIIMDLMSANTLINKKNSINKIKIRLPYSLFEKRVHKEVLNELKSLLGKGYDVYLVKDDNIVKLNSIKNIVFFLHLLSIIIIVFSLLSISNFLMNSVKRRTKEIGILRSIGYKSKHIIYLILSEIFLISTIGVFISFLLSSFLTYFIVEYFISSDFRFVFDLKDIVIFILAITTVCILSGLLPAKKATETDPAEALNFI from the coding sequence GTGAGTTTATTTGAAATAATTTTCAAAATGTGGATAAAGCAAAAATCAAGGCTATTTTTTCTAATACTTGCTGTTGTTATCCCCTCTTCTATAATTATCACCCTATATTGGGCAATAAATATTGTAAAAAATGATATCAGTTCCTACATAGAAAAAACAGGAGTAAAAATAGAAGTAAAACCTGTTGGAGATATCACCTTAAATTATAAAGGGTATAGCATTGGTGGAAATAGCGGTAAATTAAAGCTTTTTTCAACAAAAACTATTAATAGGTTAAATAATTCAAAGTATAAGAACTTTTTTTTGAGTGTTATTCCAGAACTAACTTACAACTACATTTACAAAGGTAGCACTATTAAAATATATGGAATCGAATTAAATAAGATAAACAAAATGAATCTATCTGTTAAAGGAAAATTGCCAGACTCTGCAAACGAAATAATAATCGGGCACAAAATAGCAAACATAGAATCACTTAAAATTGGCAATAAAATATTCTTAAAAGGAAAAGAATTTTTTATATCTGGAATCTTAAATACTTATGGAAATGTTTATGACAACTCAATAATAATGGATTTAATGTCAGCAAATACGTTAATTAATAAAAAAAACAGTATAAACAAAATCAAAATAAGATTGCCCTATTCTTTATTTGAAAAAAGGGTACATAAAGAAGTTTTAAATGAGCTGAAGTCTTTACTTGGAAAAGGATATGATGTTTATCTTGTTAAAGATGATAACATTGTAAAGCTCAACAGCATCAAGAATATTGTATTCTTTTTGCATTTATTATCCATTATAATAATTGTTTTCAGTCTATTATCCATATCAAACTTTTTAATGAACTCTGTTAAACGTAGAACCAAGGAAATTGGAATTTTAAGATCTATTGGATACAAATCAAAGCATATAATTTACCTAATTCTTTCAGAAATTTTCTTGATCAGTACTATAGGAGTTTTTATTAGCTTTTTACTTAGTTCTTTTCTGACGTATTTTATTGTTGAATACTTCATTAGCAGTGATTTCCGTTTCGTTTTTGACTTAAAAGATATCGTGATTTTTATATTAGCTATAACCACTGTATGTATCCTTTCAGGATTACTCCCTGCTAAAAAAGCAACTGAAACAGATCCAGCAGAGGCATTAAACTTTATATGA
- a CDS encoding DsbA family protein yields the protein MRKIFYALLIVISIVSFAAANLKEDIASNIKNNLIRQGAKNPKVKVTILEKIKDTNIYFVKIIATGDNIKRPINAFLLSDGKYLYPDAINLISGEKMLETLKSKYNIVKFTKKDLKNFTLIEGNKDAKNTIVMITDFECPFCKKAHFLIKELLKNKSKKNYAFYILHYPLKNMHKKAELFSKILIAGAKFGLDFRDELYNFNNKSLSDKKILEIFANKTKDPKKFKKIALSKETSEQIKRNIEKGNSLGVKGTPVIIINGKRIDGFNQELIKKYINEI from the coding sequence ATGAGGAAAATATTTTATGCACTATTAATTGTCATTAGTATAGTCAGTTTTGCAGCTGCCAACTTAAAGGAAGATATTGCAAGCAATATCAAAAACAATCTAATAAGACAGGGGGCAAAAAATCCAAAAGTAAAAGTTACTATTCTCGAGAAAATTAAAGACACAAACATTTATTTTGTTAAAATAATAGCAACTGGTGATAACATAAAAAGACCAATAAATGCGTTTTTGCTATCTGATGGAAAGTATCTTTATCCAGATGCAATCAACTTGATAAGCGGAGAAAAGATGTTAGAAACATTAAAGAGTAAATACAATATTGTGAAATTTACCAAAAAGGATCTCAAAAACTTTACTCTGATAGAAGGCAACAAAGATGCAAAAAACACTATAGTTATGATAACCGATTTTGAATGTCCATTTTGTAAAAAAGCACACTTTTTAATAAAAGAACTTCTCAAAAATAAATCCAAAAAAAATTATGCTTTTTACATCCTTCACTATCCTTTAAAAAATATGCATAAAAAGGCTGAACTTTTTTCAAAAATTCTTATAGCTGGAGCAAAGTTTGGATTGGATTTCAGGGATGAGCTTTATAACTTTAATAACAAATCACTTTCAGATAAAAAAATACTAGAGATTTTTGCAAACAAAACAAAAGATCCCAAAAAATTTAAAAAAATAGCCCTTTCAAAAGAAACTTCTGAACAGATTAAAAGAAATATTGAAAAAGGAAATTCACTCGGTGTAAAAGGCACACCTGTAATTATAATTAACGGCAAAAGAATAGATGGTTTTAATCAAGAATTAATAAAAAAGTACATAAACGAAATATAA
- a CDS encoding DUF2061 domain-containing protein has protein sequence MVEKKYRSIIKTISWRLTGTIDTIIISFLITGNFSMAFSIGSIEVITKMILYYLHERAWSKINIGRKVLKEDYQI, from the coding sequence ATAGTAGAAAAAAAATACAGATCTATAATTAAAACAATTTCATGGAGATTAACTGGAACAATTGACACAATCATTATATCTTTTCTGATTACAGGTAATTTCTCAATGGCTTTTTCTATTGGCTCAATAGAAGTTATTACAAAAATGATATTATATTATTTACACGAAAGAGCATGGAGTAAAATAAACATTGGAAGAAAAGTACTTAAAGAAGATTACCAAATTTAG
- a CDS encoding phosphoadenylyl-sulfate reductase gives MQGIYEIIKKLKHVHDNEILNLIVNNYSSVSAFSTSLGPEDQVITHMLSQLDKDRNIHVFTLDTGRLFEETYRLLDETQKALNIAIKVYFPDFNLLEDLVNNHGINLFYESEELRKKCCYVRKIEPLKRAFKDKLIWITGLRKEQSTYRKQMELIEYDENFKIIKVNPLINWDRKQIWDYIVSNNVPFNELHKKGFLSIGCAPCTRSVHPGEDERAGRWWWELESKKECGLHFKE, from the coding sequence ATGCAAGGAATTTATGAAATTATAAAAAAACTAAAGCATGTTCACGATAACGAAATATTAAATTTAATAGTAAATAACTATTCAAGTGTTTCAGCTTTCTCAACAAGTTTAGGTCCTGAAGATCAAGTAATAACACATATGTTATCGCAATTGGATAAGGATAGAAATATTCATGTTTTTACCCTGGACACCGGAAGATTGTTTGAGGAGACATATAGGTTATTAGATGAAACACAAAAAGCATTGAATATAGCTATAAAAGTGTACTTTCCTGATTTTAACCTTCTGGAAGATTTGGTTAATAACCACGGGATAAATCTTTTTTATGAGAGCGAAGAGCTTAGAAAAAAGTGTTGTTATGTCAGAAAAATTGAGCCGCTGAAGAGAGCTTTTAAAGACAAATTGATATGGATTACTGGACTTAGAAAAGAACAGTCGACTTATAGGAAACAAATGGAGTTAATAGAATATGATGAAAATTTTAAAATTATCAAAGTAAATCCTCTTATCAACTGGGATAGAAAACAGATTTGGGATTACATAGTTTCGAATAATGTTCCTTTTAATGAACTGCATAAAAAAGGTTTTCTGAGTATAGGTTGTGCACCATGTACAAGATCTGTACATCCAGGTGAAGATGAAAGAGCTGGAAGATGGTGGTGGGAATTAGAGTCCAAAAAAGAGTGTGGACTACATTTTAAGGAATAA
- the thiS gene encoding sulfur carrier protein ThiS: MKLKVNGEEVIVKEEKLTVAELLKIKKVEDPDTVVVQLNGEFLDKSKYNNTLLKEKDEVDFLYFVGGGLI, from the coding sequence ATGAAATTAAAAGTGAATGGTGAAGAAGTAATTGTTAAAGAGGAAAAACTAACGGTTGCAGAATTATTGAAAATAAAGAAAGTGGAAGATCCTGATACAGTTGTAGTTCAACTTAATGGCGAATTCTTAGATAAAAGCAAATATAATAATACCTTACTTAAAGAAAAAGATGAAGTTGATTTCCTGTATTTTGTCGGTGGGGGGTTGATTTGA
- a CDS encoding aminotransferase class V-fold PLP-dependent enzyme: MKGVTTKILHTKLPKNDPHGSIHMPIYGNVSFEFETSKELADAFNGRINKHIYSRISNPTVSYFEKRIKSITDGLGVLALSSGMGAIANVILTLVGAGDNIVCTKYVFGNTYSLLKYTLSKYNIETRFVDPQNYKEIEEAIDAKTRLIFLESITNPQLYVTDFERVAKIAKNYKVLLVADTTATPPPIFRAKDFGIDIEVISSTKFISGGATSVGGLIIDYGSYKWSNNPYLYDDYKKFGPYAFISKLRNEVFRNIGACLSPYNAYLQSLGLETIQLRVEKACKNALVVAEYLNGISKVKNVRYPRLKNYPDYTLAKKFFPDYQGAILTFELSSEKECFEFMDNLKIIKKSTNIHDNRTLIIHPASTIFCEYPKKERERLGVTDSMIRLSVGIEDVEDILEDLDNALKGIGGD; the protein is encoded by the coding sequence TTGAAAGGGGTTACAACCAAAATTCTTCACACAAAATTACCAAAAAATGACCCACATGGTTCTATCCATATGCCTATATATGGTAATGTATCTTTTGAATTTGAAACCTCTAAGGAATTAGCAGATGCATTTAATGGAAGGATAAACAAACACATTTATTCGCGTATATCCAATCCGACTGTAAGCTATTTCGAAAAAAGGATTAAAAGTATTACTGATGGGTTAGGTGTTTTAGCATTATCTTCAGGTATGGGAGCAATAGCAAATGTTATTTTAACACTTGTTGGAGCTGGTGATAATATAGTTTGTACAAAATACGTATTTGGCAATACATATTCATTGCTCAAATACACATTAAGCAAATACAATATTGAAACCAGATTTGTTGATCCACAAAATTATAAAGAAATTGAAGAGGCAATTGATGCTAAAACCAGATTGATTTTCTTAGAATCTATAACAAATCCACAACTTTATGTAACTGATTTCGAACGAGTTGCGAAGATAGCTAAAAATTATAAAGTATTGTTAGTTGCTGATACAACTGCAACTCCACCTCCAATTTTTAGAGCAAAAGATTTTGGTATAGATATAGAAGTTATTTCTTCTACAAAATTTATATCTGGTGGGGCTACATCTGTTGGCGGTTTAATAATCGACTATGGCTCATATAAGTGGAGTAATAATCCTTACTTATATGATGACTACAAAAAATTTGGCCCATATGCTTTTATATCAAAATTAAGAAATGAAGTGTTTAGAAATATCGGTGCTTGTTTATCACCTTATAATGCTTATCTGCAAAGTTTAGGATTAGAAACAATTCAGCTTAGAGTTGAAAAAGCATGTAAAAATGCATTGGTTGTTGCAGAGTATTTGAATGGTATATCTAAAGTTAAAAATGTTAGATATCCAAGATTGAAAAACTATCCTGATTACACTCTAGCTAAAAAGTTTTTTCCAGATTATCAAGGTGCAATTCTGACCTTTGAATTATCGTCAGAAAAAGAATGTTTTGAGTTCATGGACAATTTGAAGATTATTAAAAAATCTACAAATATTCACGATAACAGGACGTTAATAATACATCCTGCATCAACAATATTCTGTGAATACCCGAAAAAGGAAAGAGAGCGTCTTGGTGTAACTGATTCAATGATTAGGCTTTCTGTGGGGATAGAAGATGTAGAGGATATATTAGAAGATTTAGATAATGCTTTAAAGGGTATTGGAGGTGATTAA
- a CDS encoding HesA/MoeB/ThiF family protein, giving the protein MFSEKDIERYSRHIILQEIGVEGQMKICNAKVLIIGAGGLGSPVALYLAAAGVGTIGIADMDNVDLSNLQRQVIHFTDDIGKPKVQSAAEKIKKLNPNVKVETYNEKITSENILDLVSKYDFVVDGTDNFASKFLINDACVFAKKPFSHGGILRFIGQSMTIIPGETACYRCVFKSPPPPGSVPTCASAGILGAIAGMLGTIQAAEVLKYITGVGYLLTNRILYFDAKLMEFRNIEVKKNDKCPICGTNPVIRELKDEEEIVCELKVN; this is encoded by the coding sequence ATGTTTAGTGAAAAAGATATAGAAAGATACAGTAGACATATAATTTTACAGGAAATTGGCGTAGAAGGCCAAATGAAGATATGTAATGCAAAAGTTTTAATAATTGGTGCAGGTGGTTTAGGCTCACCCGTAGCACTCTATTTAGCTGCTGCAGGGGTAGGGACAATAGGAATAGCAGATATGGATAATGTTGATTTGTCCAACCTGCAAAGACAGGTAATCCATTTTACCGATGATATTGGTAAACCAAAAGTCCAATCGGCAGCTGAAAAAATTAAAAAGCTAAATCCAAATGTCAAAGTTGAGACTTATAATGAAAAAATTACCTCTGAAAATATACTTGATTTGGTTTCGAAATATGACTTTGTGGTTGATGGGACAGATAACTTTGCTTCAAAGTTTTTGATAAATGATGCGTGTGTATTTGCGAAAAAGCCATTTTCTCATGGAGGCATTTTAAGATTTATCGGTCAATCTATGACGATCATTCCTGGAGAGACTGCATGCTATAGATGCGTATTTAAATCTCCACCACCTCCTGGATCGGTACCAACATGTGCTTCAGCTGGAATTTTGGGCGCCATAGCTGGTATGTTGGGGACAATCCAGGCGGCTGAGGTGCTGAAATACATTACAGGAGTTGGTTACTTGTTGACAAATAGGATTTTATATTTTGATGCAAAACTAATGGAATTTAGAAATATTGAAGTTAAAAAGAATGATAAATGCCCAATATGCGGAACAAATCCTGTAATACGCGAATTAAAGGATGAAGAAGAAATTGTTTGTGAGCTAAAAGTAAATTAG
- a CDS encoding Mov34/MPN/PAD-1 family protein — protein sequence MLKIKKEIVEELFEYAISGLPNEVCGYLAGKGDVITNYYKIKNEDQSPEHFTFNVQEQFNAFKDARNRGLDIIAVYHSHPSTPARPSEEDIRLAHDPNVYYFIISLMNGQRDLKCFEIKDGKVKKIEYEVI from the coding sequence ATGCTAAAAATAAAAAAAGAGATAGTGGAAGAGTTATTTGAATATGCTATAAGCGGACTGCCAAATGAAGTTTGTGGATATCTTGCTGGGAAAGGTGATGTAATTACAAATTATTATAAAATAAAAAATGAAGATCAAAGCCCAGAGCATTTTACTTTTAATGTTCAAGAGCAGTTTAACGCATTTAAGGATGCAAGAAACAGAGGGTTAGATATAATAGCCGTATATCACTCGCATCCAAGTACTCCTGCAAGGCCTTCAGAAGAAGATATCAGGTTGGCACATGATCCGAATGTTTACTACTTTATTATTTCTTTAATGAATGGGCAGCGAGATTTGAAGTGTTTTGAGATAAAGGATGGAAAAGTAAAAAAAATAGAATATGAGGTGATATAA